A section of the Pan paniscus chromosome 7, NHGRI_mPanPan1-v2.0_pri, whole genome shotgun sequence genome encodes:
- the NAT2 gene encoding arylamine N-acetyltransferase 2, translating to MDIEAYFERIGYKNSRNKLDLETLTDILEHQIRAVPFENLNMHCGQAMKLGLEAIFDHIVRRNRGGWCLQVNQLLYWALTTIGFQTTMLGGYFYIPPANKYSTGMVHLLLQVTIEGRNYIVDAGSGSSSQMWQPLELISGKDQPQVPSIFRLTEERGIWYLDQIRREQYIPNKEFLNSHLLPKKKHQKIYFFTLEPRTVEDFESMNTYLQTSPTSSFITTSLCSLQTPEGVYCLVGFILTYRKFNYKDNTDLVEFKTLTEEEVEEVLKNIFKISLGRKLVPKPGDGSLTI from the coding sequence ATGGACATTGAAGCATATTTTGAAAGAATTGGCTATAAGAACTCTAGGAACAAATTGGACTTGGAAACATTAACTGACATTCTTGAGCACCAGATCCGGGCTGTTCCCTTTGAGAACCTTAACATGCATTGTGGGCAAGCCATGAAGTTGGGCTTAGAGGCTATTTTTGATCACATTGTAAGAAGAAACCGGGGTGGGTGGTGTCTCCAGGTCAATCAACTTCTGTACTGGGCTCTGACCACAATCGGTTTTCAGACCACAATGTTAGGAGGGTATTTTTACATCCCTCCAGCTAACAAATACAGCACTGGCATGGTTCACCTTCTCCTGCAGGTGACCATTGAAGGCAGGAATTACATTGTCGATGCTGGGTCTGGAAGCTCCTCCCAGATGTGGCAGCCTCTAGAGTTAATTTCTGGGAAGGATCAGCCTCAGGTGCCTTCCATTTTCCGCTTGACAGAAGAGAGAGGAATCTGGTACCTGGACCAAATCAGGAGAGAGCAGTATATTCCAAACAAAGAATTTCTTAATTCTCATCTCCTGCCAAAGAAGAAACACCAAAAAATATACTTCTTTACGCTTGAACCTCGAACGGTTGAAGATTTTGAGTCTATGAATACATACCTGCAGACGTCTCCAACATCTTCATTTATAACCACATCACTTTGTTCCTTGCAGACCCCAGAAGGGGTTTACTGTTTGGTGGGCTTCATCCTCACCTATAGAAAATTCAATTATAAAGACAATACAGATCTGGTCGAGTTTAAAACTCTGACTGAGGAAGAGGTTGAAGAAGtgctgaaaaatatatttaagatttcCTTGGGGAGAAAGCTCGTGCCCAAACCTGGTGATGGATCCCTTACTATTTAG